A region of Pyxidicoccus parkwaysis DNA encodes the following proteins:
- a CDS encoding 6-phosphofructokinase — MSRSLRLGVLTGGGDCPGLNALIRGLVKRGTHEFGHEFVGIENGYMGLVEPGLTHPLTEEDTRGILPKGGTILGTSNKANPFAYAFHDNGHWVEKDVSDEVLRRCEELKLDGLVAVGGDGTLSIGHRLAAKGLNVVGCPKTIDNDLSGTDQTFGFDTARLIVTEALDRLHSTAEAHDRVMVVEIMGRHAGFLTLDSGIAGGADVILIPEIPYRVDSIVEKIRRRATRRRSFSIIAISEGAYPEGGALAVLEKAEDVPGRGVVRLGGSGKVCADLLAKHVEAEIRVTVLGHLQRGGSPSAADRVLATRYGCKVLDLVRDGQWNHMVALRAGEIVAVPLSESRKERRVDPSGELVRFAKSMGISFGD; from the coding sequence ATGTCCCGTTCCCTGCGACTCGGAGTCCTCACCGGCGGTGGCGACTGTCCCGGGCTCAACGCGCTCATTCGCGGCCTCGTGAAGCGGGGCACGCACGAGTTCGGCCATGAGTTCGTCGGCATCGAGAACGGCTACATGGGCCTGGTCGAGCCGGGGCTCACCCACCCGCTCACCGAGGAGGACACGCGCGGCATCCTCCCCAAGGGCGGCACCATCCTCGGCACCTCCAACAAGGCCAACCCCTTCGCCTACGCCTTCCATGACAACGGACACTGGGTGGAGAAGGACGTGTCCGATGAGGTGCTCCGCCGGTGCGAGGAGCTCAAGCTGGACGGGCTCGTGGCGGTGGGTGGAGACGGCACGCTTTCGATTGGCCACAGATTGGCCGCCAAGGGTCTCAACGTCGTGGGTTGCCCGAAGACCATCGACAACGACCTGTCCGGCACGGACCAGACGTTCGGCTTCGACACCGCGCGCCTCATCGTGACGGAAGCGCTGGACCGGCTGCACTCCACGGCCGAGGCGCATGACCGCGTCATGGTGGTGGAGATCATGGGCCGCCACGCCGGCTTCCTCACGCTGGACAGCGGCATCGCCGGCGGCGCGGACGTCATCCTCATCCCGGAGATTCCCTACCGGGTGGACTCCATCGTGGAGAAGATTCGCCGCCGCGCCACGCGCCGCCGCAGCTTCTCCATCATCGCCATCTCCGAGGGCGCCTACCCCGAGGGCGGCGCGCTGGCCGTGCTGGAGAAGGCCGAGGACGTGCCCGGACGCGGCGTGGTGCGGCTGGGCGGCTCCGGCAAGGTGTGCGCGGACCTGCTGGCGAAGCACGTGGAGGCGGAGATTCGCGTCACGGTGCTGGGCCACCTGCAGCGCGGCGGCAGCCCGAGCGCCGCGGACCGGGTGCTCGCCACGCGCTACGGGTGCAAGGTGTTGGATCTCGTGCGGGACGGCCAGTGGAACCATATGGTGGCACTGCGCGCCGGGGAGATTGTCGCGGTACCGTTGAGTGAGTCGCGCAAGGAGCGCCGGGTGGACCCATCCGGAGAGCTGGTGCGTTTCGCGAAGAGCATGGGCATCAGCTTCGGGGACTGA
- a CDS encoding tetratricopeptide repeat protein, giving the protein MTPGARADMEARADRALRRGELAEALHLYESLVQAFPDDAALALKLTNLRDSLQPAELQVLQASRPPEEASLPLAPSSPAQEGERLFALGDYVGAAAAYRRALQERPDSELLKERLIELYGLAREMPLQSPTDKALPKAAEPRLQALLDRVASRRRLKRD; this is encoded by the coding sequence ATGACCCCTGGAGCCCGGGCCGACATGGAGGCACGCGCGGATCGCGCCCTGCGCCGGGGCGAGCTCGCCGAAGCGCTCCACCTCTACGAGTCGCTCGTCCAGGCCTTCCCAGACGACGCGGCGCTCGCCCTCAAGCTCACCAACCTGCGCGACTCGCTCCAGCCCGCCGAGCTCCAGGTCCTCCAGGCCTCGCGCCCTCCCGAGGAGGCATCCCTTCCGCTGGCCCCTTCCTCTCCCGCGCAGGAGGGCGAGCGCCTCTTCGCCCTCGGGGACTACGTGGGAGCCGCAGCCGCCTACCGCCGCGCACTTCAAGAGCGCCCGGACAGCGAGCTGCTCAAGGAGCGGCTGATCGAGCTCTACGGCCTCGCGCGCGAAATGCCCCTACAGTCGCCCACAGACAAGGCGCTGCCCAAGGCGGCGGAACCCCGTCTCCAGGCCCTGTTGGACCGGGTGGCCTCGCGGCGCCGGTTGAAGCGCGATTGA
- a CDS encoding class I SAM-dependent methyltransferase, protein MKEGKPSQTASMVAYFRAVAHLGVTSAKGFQDPTAEHLLPTPWAQLFRLTQRRARKAPQSLANARRGTDLLALRTLTIDAHVRDALAQGARQLVILGAGLDGRAYRLRELSDVRVFEVDHPATQAWKQRRASVLPVMAKSLAFVPVDFERDSLDAALTRAGHDSSAPTVWIWEGVVMYLTTEALRTTLRVLTARSAPGSTAIIQYNTHRSMPGPLSLLLRIWREPQISMHTPEVMAAELGAVGFHVIADSGIDDWARRFDATSPGHMRQGSRVVAARK, encoded by the coding sequence ATGAAAGAGGGAAAGCCGAGTCAGACCGCGTCGATGGTCGCTTACTTCCGTGCGGTCGCCCACCTGGGCGTCACCAGCGCGAAGGGGTTCCAGGACCCCACCGCGGAGCACCTGCTCCCCACACCGTGGGCGCAGCTCTTCCGCCTCACCCAGCGGCGCGCGAGGAAGGCCCCTCAGTCGCTCGCCAACGCGCGGCGGGGCACGGACCTGCTCGCGCTGCGGACCTTGACGATTGATGCGCACGTCCGGGACGCGCTCGCACAGGGAGCCCGTCAGCTCGTGATTCTCGGCGCGGGGCTGGACGGGCGCGCATACCGGCTGCGCGAGCTGTCCGACGTGCGCGTCTTCGAGGTGGACCACCCGGCCACCCAGGCGTGGAAGCAGCGCCGTGCCTCGGTGCTCCCCGTCATGGCGAAGTCGCTCGCCTTCGTGCCGGTGGACTTCGAGCGCGACTCGCTCGACGCGGCGCTCACCCGGGCCGGGCATGATTCGAGCGCGCCCACCGTGTGGATCTGGGAAGGCGTGGTCATGTACCTGACCACCGAGGCCCTGCGCACCACGCTGCGGGTGCTCACGGCACGCTCGGCGCCGGGCTCCACCGCCATCATCCAGTACAACACGCACCGCTCCATGCCCGGCCCGCTGAGCCTGCTCTTGCGCATCTGGCGCGAGCCTCAAATCTCCATGCACACGCCCGAAGTCATGGCGGCGGAGCTCGGCGCCGTGGGCTTCCATGTCATCGCCGACTCGGGCATCGACGACTGGGCCCGGAGGTTCGACGCCACGTCACCCGGGCACATGCGCCAGGGCTCGCGCGTGGTGGCCGCGAGGAAGTAG
- a CDS encoding S1C family serine protease, translating into MFAFILAAVLAQAPVAPSEPGPPEPDAEAPEAAPPVPISALPPATHELFQRIQGRVAQVRIIERRSGTRSSIGSGFFVSAAGHAVTNYHVVSDMVIHPEDYSAELVLSHNPEPVPVRLVDVDVVHDLAVIQMDAPVGDFFALEDREPPQGARLFAMGNPRDLGTTIVEGTYNGFIQDALYERLHFSGAINPGMSGGPTLTGEGRVVGINVATMGNQVGFLVPVRYARELLARALKEKAADPQALLDTVRTQLLDNQERLTERLMEAPLPKQALGGYHVPGRWSPFLKCWGDTPHDPEVPYTVTNYQCSSEEDIYLSSSHRTGVVAYLHQHATTQKLGALRFSALYSALFSQDPDAVEATRQDVTNYRCKSEFVDVDGLPVRAALCMRAYRKFPGLYDVVLRAATLNAATSGVDTSLTLAGFTADNGRKIARRYLEGLSWTK; encoded by the coding sequence ATGTTCGCCTTCATCCTCGCCGCCGTGCTCGCGCAGGCGCCGGTGGCCCCCTCGGAGCCGGGGCCACCCGAGCCGGACGCCGAAGCCCCCGAGGCCGCGCCGCCGGTGCCCATCTCCGCGCTGCCGCCCGCCACCCACGAGCTGTTCCAGCGCATCCAGGGCCGCGTCGCCCAGGTGCGCATCATCGAGCGCCGCTCGGGGACGCGCTCGTCCATCGGCTCGGGGTTCTTCGTCTCCGCCGCGGGCCACGCGGTGACGAACTACCACGTGGTCTCCGACATGGTCATCCACCCGGAGGACTACTCCGCCGAACTCGTCCTCAGCCACAACCCCGAGCCCGTGCCCGTGCGCCTCGTCGACGTGGACGTGGTGCATGACCTCGCCGTCATTCAGATGGACGCGCCCGTGGGTGACTTCTTCGCCCTGGAGGACCGCGAGCCTCCGCAGGGCGCGCGCCTGTTCGCCATGGGCAACCCGCGGGACCTGGGCACCACCATCGTCGAGGGCACGTACAACGGCTTCATCCAGGACGCGCTCTACGAGCGGCTGCACTTCAGCGGCGCCATCAACCCCGGCATGAGCGGCGGGCCCACGCTCACCGGCGAGGGCCGCGTGGTGGGCATCAACGTGGCCACCATGGGCAACCAGGTGGGCTTCCTCGTGCCCGTGCGCTACGCGCGCGAGCTGCTCGCCCGCGCACTGAAGGAGAAGGCCGCGGACCCGCAGGCGCTGCTGGACACGGTGCGCACGCAGTTGCTCGACAACCAGGAGCGCCTCACCGAGCGGCTCATGGAGGCGCCGTTGCCGAAGCAGGCGCTGGGCGGCTACCACGTGCCCGGCCGCTGGAGCCCCTTCCTCAAGTGCTGGGGCGACACGCCGCACGACCCCGAGGTGCCGTACACGGTGACGAACTACCAGTGCTCGTCGGAGGAGGACATCTACCTGTCGTCGAGCCACCGCACCGGCGTGGTGGCCTACCTGCACCAGCACGCCACCACCCAGAAGCTGGGTGCGCTGCGCTTCTCCGCGCTGTACAGCGCGCTCTTCTCGCAGGACCCGGACGCGGTGGAGGCCACGCGTCAGGACGTCACCAACTACCGCTGCAAGTCGGAGTTCGTGGACGTGGACGGCCTGCCGGTGCGTGCCGCGCTCTGCATGCGCGCGTACCGGAAGTTCCCCGGCCTGTATGACGTGGTGCTGCGCGCCGCGACGCTGAACGCGGCGACGAGCGGTGTGGACACCTCGCTCACGCTCGCGGGCTTCACCGCGGACAACGGCCGCAAGATTGCCCGCCGCTACCTGGAGGGGCTGTCGTGGACGAAGTAA
- a CDS encoding FHA domain-containing protein: MDEVIFLEVLEGDGVHARHRLERFPASVGRGYTNDVILDDPKVSAEHLRIERREDGALVLRDVGSHNGTFRVEPWTQLAELELTPDTRVSVGDTVLRFRARNHPVEDTVVGPAPVAPRPRVFERPRTFALALAALVGASLLEGYLTNYGRTDWGELTVSVVVPLALLLLWAGGWSVASRIARRQFHYRTHAAIGTLVLLGTIIIPALVTLVSFSLALGGGLPVLHYLAFLGLMGWGLYWHLRYVTRWDSRRLKRVLAVVTLVFGVLSRAGDLLGNEGFDAGLDFPRTLLPPALRLARAQPVEEFFEDTAGLQDEVDALTKEE; encoded by the coding sequence GTGGACGAAGTAATCTTCCTCGAGGTGCTGGAGGGCGACGGCGTCCATGCGCGCCACCGCCTGGAGCGCTTCCCCGCCAGCGTGGGACGCGGCTACACCAACGACGTCATCCTCGACGACCCGAAGGTGTCCGCCGAGCACCTGCGAATCGAGCGCCGCGAGGACGGCGCGCTGGTGCTGCGCGACGTGGGCAGCCACAACGGCACCTTCCGCGTGGAGCCGTGGACGCAGCTCGCCGAGCTGGAATTGACGCCCGACACCCGCGTGTCCGTGGGTGACACGGTGCTGCGCTTCCGCGCGCGAAACCACCCGGTGGAGGACACCGTCGTGGGGCCCGCGCCCGTCGCGCCGCGTCCCCGCGTCTTCGAGCGCCCACGCACCTTCGCCCTCGCGCTGGCGGCCCTGGTGGGCGCGAGCCTGCTGGAGGGATACCTCACCAACTACGGCCGCACCGACTGGGGCGAGCTGACGGTGTCGGTGGTGGTGCCGCTGGCACTGCTGCTGCTGTGGGCCGGAGGCTGGTCCGTGGCGAGCCGTATCGCCCGCCGGCAGTTCCACTACCGCACCCACGCGGCCATCGGCACGCTGGTGCTGCTGGGGACCATCATCATCCCCGCGCTGGTCACCCTGGTGAGCTTCAGCCTCGCGCTGGGCGGAGGCCTGCCGGTGCTGCACTACCTCGCCTTCCTCGGGCTGATGGGGTGGGGGCTGTACTGGCACCTGCGCTACGTGACGCGTTGGGACTCGCGGAGGCTCAAGCGTGTGCTCGCCGTCGTCACGCTCGTCTTCGGCGTGCTGTCACGCGCGGGGGACCTGCTCGGCAACGAGGGCTTCGACGCGGGACTGGACTTCCCCCGCACGCTGCTGCCGCCCGCGCTCCGGCTGGCTCGCGCGCAGCCGGTGGAGGAGTTCTTCGAGGACACGGCGGGACTTCAGGACGAGGTGGACGCGCTGACGAAGGAGGAGTGA
- a CDS encoding UdgX family uracil-DNA binding protein (This protein belongs to the uracil DNA glycosylase superfamily, members of which act in excision repair of DNA. However, it belongs more specifically to UdgX branch, whose founding member was found to bind uracil in DNA (where it does not belong), without cleaving it, appears to promote DNA repair by a pathway involving RecA, rather than base excision.) gives MRVSVEPDLASFRAVARGLLARGAPPERVLFEEASAARGELPPLEAPVTELGLSQPVLAVPRDFLGLAEKVACHRDPEKWALLYRVLWRLTHGERGLLSLARDADVHRLRMMERAVRRDAHAMTAFVRFRRVRREGMEHFIAWHRPDHLIVRHVAPFFVRRFPSLRWSIFTPDACVHWDLKRLTFETGVPRSEAPVEDPLESLSGVVSASRAPLSEQRELSELAEAVRACKVCPLHVHATHGVVGEGPVGAPLMLVGEQPGDLEDREGRPFVGPVGRLLEEVLGRAGLKRSELYVTNAVKHSGWAEGEGGKRRPHPSRTEVLACRGWLEAEVAAVRPKLIVALGATAAQVFLGPGFRIHLSRGQVFETPWAEGWMATFHPSALLRMSDPRKRAEARIHFEADLRSAVEWLRRSGGPRTR, from the coding sequence ATGCGCGTGAGCGTGGAGCCGGACCTGGCGTCGTTCCGCGCGGTGGCGCGGGGACTGCTCGCGCGCGGTGCGCCTCCGGAGCGGGTGCTCTTCGAGGAGGCCAGCGCGGCGCGCGGTGAATTACCGCCATTGGAGGCGCCGGTGACGGAGCTGGGACTGTCCCAGCCCGTGCTCGCGGTACCTCGCGACTTCCTGGGGCTGGCGGAGAAGGTGGCGTGTCACCGGGACCCGGAGAAGTGGGCACTCCTGTACCGGGTGCTGTGGCGGCTCACGCATGGGGAACGCGGATTGTTGTCGCTGGCCCGCGACGCGGATGTGCACCGGCTGCGGATGATGGAGCGAGCGGTGCGGCGGGACGCGCACGCGATGACAGCCTTCGTGCGCTTTCGTCGGGTGCGGCGGGAGGGGATGGAGCACTTCATCGCATGGCACCGGCCTGACCATCTCATCGTCCGACACGTGGCGCCGTTCTTCGTGCGGCGCTTCCCGTCGTTGCGTTGGAGCATCTTCACGCCGGACGCCTGTGTGCACTGGGATTTGAAACGGCTCACGTTTGAAACGGGTGTGCCGCGCTCGGAGGCACCGGTGGAGGACCCGCTGGAATCCCTGTCGGGTGTGGTCTCCGCGTCCAGGGCGCCACTTTCAGAGCAGCGAGAGCTGTCCGAGCTGGCGGAGGCGGTCCGTGCTTGCAAGGTGTGCCCACTGCATGTGCATGCGACGCACGGGGTGGTCGGTGAGGGACCAGTGGGAGCGCCACTGATGCTGGTGGGCGAGCAGCCCGGAGACCTGGAGGACCGTGAGGGACGGCCCTTCGTGGGGCCCGTGGGACGGTTGCTGGAGGAGGTGCTGGGACGGGCGGGGTTGAAGCGCTCGGAGCTCTACGTCACCAATGCGGTAAAGCACTCCGGGTGGGCGGAAGGAGAGGGCGGGAAGCGGAGGCCGCACCCCTCACGCACGGAAGTGCTGGCATGTCGTGGGTGGCTGGAGGCGGAGGTGGCGGCGGTGAGGCCGAAGCTCATCGTCGCGCTCGGAGCCACGGCGGCGCAGGTCTTCCTGGGGCCGGGATTCCGAATCCATCTCAGCCGAGGTCAGGTCTTCGAGACGCCATGGGCCGAGGGATGGATGGCCACGTTCCACCCGTCCGCGCTGTTGCGCATGTCAGACCCGCGCAAGCGGGCGGAGGCACGCATCCACTTCGAGGCGGATCTGCGCTCGGCGGTGGAGTGGCTGCGGCGGAGTGGGGGCCCTCGAACACGGTGA
- a CDS encoding ester cyclase → MQTLRNDERELSPVELALTFFARVWAPPHDLAAIDELMTEDYTITTAGTVIRGREAFKAWVAEFHTRVLDARNESLDAFSDSSGERVVSRWVCTGRNNGIFGLPPDGRPVSFTGIAIWRVRDGRLAECWVERSGLECFRALAGKS, encoded by the coding sequence ATGCAGACGCTTCGCAATGACGAGCGTGAGCTTTCACCCGTGGAACTGGCGCTCACGTTCTTTGCCCGGGTGTGGGCACCTCCGCATGACCTGGCCGCCATCGATGAGTTGATGACCGAGGATTACACCATCACCACGGCGGGCACGGTCATCCGCGGACGCGAAGCCTTCAAGGCCTGGGTGGCGGAGTTCCACACGCGCGTGCTGGACGCGCGGAACGAGAGCCTCGACGCCTTCAGCGACTCGAGCGGTGAGCGGGTCGTCTCACGCTGGGTTTGCACCGGCCGCAACAACGGCATCTTCGGCCTGCCGCCGGATGGCCGACCCGTCTCGTTCACCGGCATCGCCATCTGGCGCGTCCGTGATGGCCGGCTCGCCGAGTGCTGGGTCGAGCGCAGCGGGCTCGAATGCTTCCGCGCACTCGCCGGGAAGTCCTGA
- a CDS encoding NAD(P)-dependent oxidoreductase — protein sequence MATRRTGSIMQTDIGFIGLGVMGQPMALNLARSGVPLVVWNRTAERSEALRAAGARVVEDAAAVFRQASIVFLMLADGASIDAVLARGTPEFEARVARHIIVHMGTTSPEYSRGLHADIQAAGGSYVEAPVSGSRKPAESGQLVAMLAGAPEALAQVRPLLRPMCHETVVCGPVPRALLMKLSVNLFLITMVTGLTEAVHFAECHGLDLQTLLHVLDAGPMASTVSRGKASKLAARDFAVQAAITDVLKNNRLIAQAARDARVASPLLDVCLGLFGETEDLGHGQEDMVSVVHALEARTRREA from the coding sequence ATGGCAACGAGGAGGACGGGAAGCATCATGCAGACAGATATCGGCTTCATCGGCCTGGGCGTGATGGGGCAGCCCATGGCGCTCAACCTGGCGCGCTCCGGCGTGCCGCTCGTCGTCTGGAACCGCACCGCGGAGCGGAGTGAGGCCCTGCGCGCCGCCGGTGCGCGCGTGGTGGAGGATGCCGCTGCTGTCTTCCGGCAGGCGAGCATCGTCTTCCTCATGCTGGCGGATGGCGCATCCATCGACGCGGTGCTCGCCCGGGGCACGCCGGAGTTCGAGGCTCGCGTCGCGCGGCACATCATCGTCCACATGGGGACGACCTCTCCCGAGTACTCACGAGGGCTGCACGCGGACATCCAGGCCGCTGGTGGCAGCTACGTCGAGGCGCCTGTCTCCGGCTCGCGCAAGCCCGCCGAGTCCGGCCAGCTCGTGGCGATGCTCGCGGGCGCACCCGAAGCGCTCGCCCAGGTCCGTCCACTGCTCCGCCCGATGTGCCATGAGACGGTGGTGTGCGGCCCCGTCCCGCGCGCGCTGCTGATGAAGCTGTCCGTCAACCTGTTCCTCATCACCATGGTGACCGGACTCACCGAGGCGGTGCACTTCGCGGAGTGCCACGGCCTCGACTTGCAGACGCTCCTGCACGTGCTCGACGCCGGCCCCATGGCCAGCACGGTGTCGCGAGGCAAGGCCAGCAAGCTGGCGGCCCGCGACTTCGCGGTGCAGGCCGCCATCACCGATGTGCTGAAGAACAACCGGCTCATCGCCCAGGCCGCGCGAGACGCCCGCGTGGCCTCGCCGCTGCTCGACGTGTGCCTCGGCCTCTTCGGAGAGACCGAGGACCTGGGACATGGCCAGGAGGACATGGTGTCCGTCGTTCATGCCCTCGAAGCCCGGACCCGGCGGGAGGCCTGA